CCCCGTCAACACCTCGTTGAACAGGCCTGCCTGGTCAGCGAAGAGGTTGTTGAAGATCAACCCAACGGCCACGGGGGCCACCACGAAAGGCACGAGGACGCCCATCCGCCAGAACGTCTTGGCCCGGAGGTTCGCATCGAGCACCGCCGCGATGGCGATGGCGAGGACGACCTGCGGGACGGACGAGAGGAGGAAGATGCTGAACGTATTACCTACCGCGTTCCAGAAGAACGGCTGCGCGAGGACGAACTCGTAGTTCTCCAGTCCGGTGAACTTCCCCTGGCCCCCGATGAGGTTCCAGGTGTGGAGCGAGACCCATGCCGTGTAGAGCAGGGGGAACAGGCCCGTGATCGCGAAGAGGACGAAGAACGGCGAGATGTAGAGATACGGGGACAGCTTGACGTCCCACTTCGACACCTTCTGGGAGAAGGCCAGCCGCTTCACGCTCTTGTCACGTGAGGCAGGCTGATTCGTGTTGGGAGGTGGGGTTTGGACCCGGTCCGTGACGGCCATGGGCTACAGAGCGCCTACAGCGGTGACGAACTTCTCCCAGGAGGAGGCGGGGTCGTCGGTCTTGTCGACGTCGACGCGGGTCAGGGCCTGCTGCATGGCGTCGTTGATGGGGAAGTACTTCGGCCCCTTGAACGGACGGACCTCGATGGCGTTGGCCCGGTTGGCGAGGATCTCACCGGTGGGGGCGTCGTTGAAGAACGCGTTGGTCTGGCCCAGCAGCGTGTCGCTCTCGAGCCCTTCGACCTGGCTGGGGAAGGTGCCCTTCGACTCGAAGGCCTTGATCTGCTGCTCCGGGGCGGTGAGCCACTCGGCGAGCTTCTTGGCCTCGGCCTGGTGGGCGCCCTGGGTGGGGATGGTCAGGTAGGACCCGCCCCAGTTGCCGCCGCCGCCGGGGAAGACATCCGCGATGTCCCAGCCGTCGATGCCCTTGGCGTTGCCCTCGATGATGCCGAGCATCCAGCCCGGGCAGAGCTTCGTGGCGAAGGCGTCGGACTGGAAGCTGGCCGTCCAGTCGTCCTCCCACTGGGTCAGGTGCGCGGAGAGTCCGTCGTCCACCGAGGCCTGGAGGACCTGCTCGTAGATGTCCTTGACGTCGGCGTTATCGGTCGCGATGACCGTACCGTCCTTGTCCTCGTAGGCGTTCTCGACCTGGTTGATCATGCCCTGGTAGGTGGCTCCGGCGGAATCGAACCAGGCGGTGCCGTCACTCGCCGCGACGAACTTCTTGCCCGCGTCGAAGTAGTTCTGCCAGTCACCCTCGAGCATCTTCGCGACGGACTCACGGTCGCTGGGCAGTCCGGCCTTCTCGAAGAGGTCCGCGCGGTAGCAGACGGCCTCGGGTCCGGCGTCGGTGCCGTACCCGATCAGCTGCCCGTCCTCGGTGGTGGCGGCGGCTTCCTTCCAGTCGAGCCAGCGGCCCTCGACGGCAGGATCCTTGAGATCCGCGAACTGGTCGGAGTACTCGAGCAGCTCCGGGAGCCAGTCCATCTCGATACCTTCGATGTCCGACAGGCCCGAGCCGGCG
This genomic interval from Arthrobacter agilis contains the following:
- a CDS encoding carbohydrate ABC transporter permease, with the translated sequence MAVTDRVQTPPPNTNQPASRDKSVKRLAFSQKVSKWDVKLSPYLYISPFFVLFAITGLFPLLYTAWVSLHTWNLIGGQGKFTGLENYEFVLAQPFFWNAVGNTFSIFLLSSVPQVVLAIAIAAVLDANLRAKTFWRMGVLVPFVVAPVAVGLIFNNLFADQAGLFNEVLTGMGLDPVRWHSDSLASHTAIATMVNFRWTGYNALIFLAAMQAIPRDVYEAATIDGAGRLRQFVSVTVPMLRPTIIFVVITATIGGLQIFDEARVFDQAGLGGADRQWQTLTMYIWELGWGQRNFGRASAVAWLLFLIIVLIAMANFLITRRIASQGGRR
- a CDS encoding ABC transporter substrate-binding protein produces the protein MHSRARITALSAAAACLALALTACGSGGSDNAGVEGETGTEDVTLSVGTFNEFGYEELFTEYEELNPNVTIEHKKAATSNEARDNLTTRLAAGSGLSDIEGIEMDWLPELLEYSDQFADLKDPAVEGRWLDWKEAAATTEDGQLIGYGTDAGPEAVCYRADLFEKAGLPSDRESVAKMLEGDWQNYFDAGKKFVAASDGTAWFDSAGATYQGMINQVENAYEDKDGTVIATDNADVKDIYEQVLQASVDDGLSAHLTQWEDDWTASFQSDAFATKLCPGWMLGIIEGNAKGIDGWDIADVFPGGGGNWGGSYLTIPTQGAHQAEAKKLAEWLTAPEQQIKAFESKGTFPSQVEGLESDTLLGQTNAFFNDAPTGEILANRANAIEVRPFKGPKYFPINDAMQQALTRVDVDKTDDPASSWEKFVTAVGAL